TCCGCACCGAGCGCTGGCGGGACATGGACGCCGATGTGGAATTCACCGGCAAGCGCATCGTCCACAGCGCCGAGCTGCCGTTCACCGATCTGTACACCCACCTGGTGCTCAACGACGGCCAGCTCAGCCTGGAGCCCCTGCGCTTCGGCGTGGCCGGCGGCAAGCTCGACGCCCAGATCCGCCTCAACGGCCACACCACGCCGCTGGAGGGCCGGGCCAGGCTGACGGCGCGCAATTTCAAGCTCAAGCAACTGTTCCCCACCTTCGAACCGATGAAGACCAGCTTTGGCGAGCTCAATGGCGATGCCGACATCGCCGGTCGCGGCAACTCGGTGGCGGCCCTGCTGGGCAGCGCCAACGGTGACCTGAAGATGCTGATCAACGATGGCGCCATCAGCCGCAGCCTGATGGAAATCGCCGGGCTCAACGTCGGCAACTATGTGGTCGGCAAGATGTTTGGCGACAAGGAAGTGAAGATCAATTGCGCGGCGGCCGACTTCGGCATCAAGAGCGGCCTGGCGACTTCCCGGCTGTTCGTCTTCGACACCGAGAACGCCATCATCTACATCGATGGCACCGCCAATATGGCCAGCGAGCAACTGGACCTGACCATCACTCCGGAATCCAAGGGCCTGCGCCTGTTCTCCCTGCGCTCGCCGCTTTATGTACAGGGCAAGTTCATCCAGCCCAGTGCCGGGGTCAAGGCCGTGCCCCTGGTACTGCGCGGTGCCGGCATGGTGGCCCTGGGGGTGATCGCCGGGCCGGCGGCGGGGCTGCTGGCGCTGGTGGCGCCCAGCGGCGATGAGCCCAACCAGTGCGCGCCGCTGTTGCAGCAGATGCGCTCGGGCAAGGCACCGGTGACGGTGAAACCGACTCATTAAGGGCCTGGGCGCGCGGCCAGAAAAAAGCCCGCCGCTGCAGGCAGGGCGGGCTTGGGGGAGAGGGCGTTACAGGTCGTTGAGGATGTCTGCCATGTCGTCGGCGTGTTCTTCTTCCTGGGCCAGGATCTCTTCGAACAGGCGGCGGGTGGTGGGGTCCTTGTCACCGATGTACTGGATGATCTCGCGGTAGCTGTCGACCGCGATGCGCTCCGCCACCAGGTCCTCGTAGACCATTTCCTTCAAGGTGTTGCCGGCCACGTACTGGGCATGGGAGTGCTTGGACAGCAGGTCGGGGTTGAACTCCGGTTCGCCACCGAGCTGGACGATGCGCTCGGCCAGTTTGTCGGCGTGCTCGGCTTCCTGGGTGGCGTGCTCGAGGAACTCGCTGGCGGCGACGCTGGCCTTGATCCCGTTGGCCATGAAGTAGTGGCGCTTGTAGCGCAACACACAGACCAGCTCGGTGGCCAGCGACTCGTTGAGCAGGCGCAGTATCTCCTCGCGATCGGCGTTGTAGCCCTCGGTCACGGCTCCGTTTTCCACGTGTTGGCGGGCCCGTTCGCGCAGGGTGTTCACATCAGACAAATGCATGTCGCTCATCTCGATCTCCTGGAGGCTAATCCGATTTACGCCAGGCTCTGTTGGCCTGATCGCTACCTTGGTTGTGAGTCGCGGCGGCGGCAAAAAGTTTTATCGGATGTGCCCGGCGGTCAACTGCGTGCCAGTGGCGGGTGCCCGGCCAGCAATGATTCCTGCTGTAGCCATTGAAGGAAGGCGCGCACCGGCGGATGGCGCTCGCGGCCGGGCACGCACAGGGCGCTGTAGCCGGCGCCGTCCACCTGGACTTCGGGTCGGTAGGGCTGCAGCAGGCCGCTGGCCACGCTCTGGGACACCAGTATGTCGCTGGCCAGGACCAGGCCCTGGCCGGCAATGGCCGCTTGCAGGGCGTACTGTTCCTCGTCGTAGGAGCGGATCAGCGGCGCGTCATCGAACCAGCTTTCCCCGGCCTGGGCGCACCAGGCCTGCCAACCGTCGGCATACAGCCGGGAGTTGCGCCAGTGCACGCTGATCAGGGTCGGCGCCTGCTGGCGGGCCAGGGCCACCTGCTGGGGCGAGCCGTAGACTGCGAAACGTTCGTCGAACAGGCACAGGCCGTGCAGGTCCAGGTAGCCCTCCTGGCTGTAGCGGATCGCCACGTCGATGCTGGCGTCCTGTTGCAGGTCCACCACCTCGCACTGGGTATCCAGGCGCAGGCTGATGCCGGGGTGCCGGGCATAGAAGCGCCCCAGCCGCGGTACCAGCCACAGGGCGGCAAAGGCCGCGGTGGTGGAAACGGTCAGTTGGGCATTGCTGGGTGTGGGCCGCAGCGTATCGACACTCTGGGTCACTTCCAAAAGAGCACCGTGCAAGCTGTGAAACAAGCGCTGGCCGGGCTCGGTCAGGCGCACCTGGCGCGGCAGTCGTTCGAACAGCGCCACCCCCAGCCAGTGCTCCAGGCTGCGGATCTGGTGCGACACCGCGGTGGGCGTCACCGACAGGTCCTCGGCGGCGGCCTTGAAACTCAGCAGGCGCGCGGCGGACTCGAAAGTGCGCAGGGCGGTGAGGGGCAGGTGGGCGAACATTGAGTGCTCCATGGCTGAGATAAATTCATCTGGAAGAAATTCTGTTCATTTGTTGCAGTGCGGCTGTGCTCTTAGCTTTAGCGCGGACCGGCCTTGGTTTCAAGGCCGCCATCAGCAACCCCTCTGAGGCAGATGAGATGAGTACAGTTCTTGCGATCCACGGTAGCCCACGGGGCGAGCGTTCCCACAGCCGGCGCCTGGCCGACGCCTTCCTCCAGGCCTGGCAAGCGGCCAATCCCCAGGGGCGGTTGACCCGGCGCGAGGTTGGCCGGGGTGCCTTGCCCCACGTCAGCGAAGCCTTTATCGCCGCCGCGTTTTATCCACAGCCCGAGGCGCGGCCTCTGTCGATGCAGGCCGACCTGGCCCTGAGCGACGAACTGGTGGCGGAGTTGCTTGGCCATCAGCGCCTGGTGATCTCGGCGCCAATGCACAACTTCAGCGTGCCCAGCGGGATCAAGGCCTGGGTCGATCACATCGTGCGCCTGGGGCTGACCTTCAACACCCATCAGGACAACGGCGTGGCCCAGTACCAGCCCCTGGTGCAGGGCAAGAAGGTGTTGATCGTTACCAGCCGCGGCGGGGGCGGCTTTGGCCCGGGGGGCGAGCATGAAGCGATGAACCACGCGGACCGCTGGTTGCGCACGGCCCTGGGTTTTATCGGGATCGAAGACGTCACCGTGGTTGCGGCGGAAGGCGAGGAGTCGGCGCCCGAGCGATTCGCGCAGTCCTGTGGCGAAGCCCAGCAGCGCCTGCTGGCCCTGGCGCAGAGTTTCTGAGGGGGCGGCGCCATGGCCTGGATGTTCCTGCTGCTGGCGGCGGCCTTCGAGGTCACGTTCGCCATGGGCATGAAGTACGCCGAGGGCTTTACCCGGCCCTGGCCGTCGCTGCTGACGGTGGTCGCGGCGGTGGGCGGGATCTATTTCCTGACCCTGGCCATGCGCGAGTTGCCGGTGAGCGTGGCCTACCCGATCTGGACCGCCATCGGTTCCCTGGGCACGGTGCTGCTGGGCTGCCTGCTGCTGGGAGAAAGCCTGACGGCGGTCAAGCTGGTGTCGGTGGGGCTGATCGTGGCGGGGGTGGCCGGGCTGAAGTAGCTGCCGGGAGAAACGGGCTGTCACCGGTTTGTCGCCAAAGCGTCATGGGGGCTGACGACGGCCCCGGTTATGGTCTAGCTTTCAGCCAGCCCCGCTGCCTTCGCACAAGGATGTCGCCGCATGTCCCAAGAGCTTGCCACCCGTTACCCCCTGGTCCTGGTGCCCGGCATGCTCGGCTTTGTCCGCCTGCTGCTGTACCCCTACTGGTACGGGATCATTCCGGCCTTGCGCCGGGGCGGGGCGCAGGTGATCGCGGTGCAGGTCTCGCCGCTCAATTCCAGCGAGGTGCGCGGTGAGCAGTTGCTGGCGCAGATCCAGCGGATCATGGCCGAGACCGGCGCCGCTCGAGTCAACCTGATCGGCCACAGCCAGGGCGCGCTCACCGCGCGCTACGCCGCCGCCAGGCGGCCGGACTGGGTGGCCTCGGTAACGTCGGTGGCGGGGCCCAACCATGGCTCCGAGCTGGCGGATTATCTGCAGCGGCATTCACCCGCCCATAGCCTGCGGGGGCGAGTGCTGAGCCTGCTGCTGAGGGGGATTTCAAGCCTGATGCGGTTGCTGGAAACCGGCTATCGCGGACCGAAGCAGCCGGTGGATATCCATGCTTCGCACCAGTCCCTGACCACCGAGGGCGTGGCCCTGTTCAACCGCCAGTACCCCCAGGGGTTGCCGCAGGAATGGGGCGGGCAAGGGCCGGCGCAGGTCGACGGTGTGCACTACTACTCCTGGTCCGGCATTTTGCAGCCGGGCAAGACCAACCGCGGGCGTAACCTGTTCGACGGCACCAACCGCAGTTGCCGGCTGTTCGCCCGCACCTTCGTCCGTGAAGCCGGCCAGTGCGACGGTATGGTGGGGCGCTACAGCTCGCACCTGGGGCAGGTCATTGGCGATGATTACCCGCTGGACCATTTCGATATCGTCAATCAGTCCCTGGGGCTGGTGGGCAAGGGCGCGGAGCCGATCCGCCTGTTCG
The DNA window shown above is from Pseudomonas protegens CHA0 and carries:
- a CDS encoding ferritin-like domain-containing protein, whose translation is MSDMHLSDVNTLRERARQHVENGAVTEGYNADREEILRLLNESLATELVCVLRYKRHYFMANGIKASVAASEFLEHATQEAEHADKLAERIVQLGGEPEFNPDLLSKHSHAQYVAGNTLKEMVYEDLVAERIAVDSYREIIQYIGDKDPTTRRLFEEILAQEEEHADDMADILNDL
- a CDS encoding LysR substrate-binding domain-containing protein, whose product is MEHSMFAHLPLTALRTFESAARLLSFKAAAEDLSVTPTAVSHQIRSLEHWLGVALFERLPRQVRLTEPGQRLFHSLHGALLEVTQSVDTLRPTPSNAQLTVSTTAAFAALWLVPRLGRFYARHPGISLRLDTQCEVVDLQQDASIDVAIRYSQEGYLDLHGLCLFDERFAVYGSPQQVALARQQAPTLISVHWRNSRLYADGWQAWCAQAGESWFDDAPLIRSYDEEQYALQAAIAGQGLVLASDILVSQSVASGLLQPYRPEVQVDGAGYSALCVPGRERHPPVRAFLQWLQQESLLAGHPPLARS
- a CDS encoding FMN-dependent NADH-azoreductase; translated protein: MSTVLAIHGSPRGERSHSRRLADAFLQAWQAANPQGRLTRREVGRGALPHVSEAFIAAAFYPQPEARPLSMQADLALSDELVAELLGHQRLVISAPMHNFSVPSGIKAWVDHIVRLGLTFNTHQDNGVAQYQPLVQGKKVLIVTSRGGGGFGPGGEHEAMNHADRWLRTALGFIGIEDVTVVAAEGEESAPERFAQSCGEAQQRLLALAQSF
- a CDS encoding DMT family transporter — encoded protein: MAWMFLLLAAAFEVTFAMGMKYAEGFTRPWPSLLTVVAAVGGIYFLTLAMRELPVSVAYPIWTAIGSLGTVLLGCLLLGESLTAVKLVSVGLIVAGVAGLK
- a CDS encoding esterase/lipase family protein; the encoded protein is MSQELATRYPLVLVPGMLGFVRLLLYPYWYGIIPALRRGGAQVIAVQVSPLNSSEVRGEQLLAQIQRIMAETGAARVNLIGHSQGALTARYAAARRPDWVASVTSVAGPNHGSELADYLQRHSPAHSLRGRVLSLLLRGISSLMRLLETGYRGPKQPVDIHASHQSLTTEGVALFNRQYPQGLPQEWGGQGPAQVDGVHYYSWSGILQPGKTNRGRNLFDGTNRSCRLFARTFVREAGQCDGMVGRYSSHLGQVIGDDYPLDHFDIVNQSLGLVGKGAEPIRLFVEHARRLKAAGL